A region from the Candidatus Electrothrix scaldis genome encodes:
- the tssA gene encoding type VI secretion system protein TssA, protein MNREQIKNLGKTPIDGASPVGKDVSYEPNFEELTTELEKLSSPTAEGGVNWERVAELGITILRDESKNLVVACYLNVALLYTENLQGFAVGVHILRNMLDTWWDTMYPPKKRKKGRINTLNWWNEKLLQLLPEQEIETWPGDQRQQLLEDLDSIDALIAEKLEDGPMLRQLKDATSRLVNEEAPPEPAPEPIQEPELAPEPELDPEPEPEKQKVPAAPPEPSEQESKKSKRSSPSAAPPAEDDKEAAGYLRQGLNLLGRAATQIFQENISKPLPYQLNRLVAWSELDGLPPATNNITMLPPPDEQIVSLLEKMFQNENWENLLDAAESRVKEHLFWLDLSYYAFRALKGCGHLLAAQAVETETRLHVLRLPGIELLSFNDERPFVSQQTRDWLASPPPAGQGGGATPSPSSEATGEEQQQEVVQHVEEAIRVSASSGIQEALTWLTEKKKNATSPRQEFMYDIGFCRLLFQADRTDMSLSFAENLLMLIDQHNLEKWEPELAVQALVASYQCLLKNDVILNEDEVLLQRKQVMNRLALLAPDQLFLLI, encoded by the coding sequence GTGAATAGAGAACAGATAAAAAATCTCGGCAAAACTCCGATAGATGGTGCTTCACCCGTTGGCAAGGATGTGAGCTACGAACCAAATTTCGAGGAACTAACCACTGAATTAGAGAAACTCTCCTCGCCCACAGCTGAAGGGGGCGTGAATTGGGAGCGTGTTGCTGAACTTGGCATAACAATTCTTCGCGACGAATCAAAAAATCTCGTGGTTGCCTGTTATCTCAATGTAGCTCTCCTCTACACAGAAAATTTGCAGGGATTTGCAGTTGGAGTCCATATTCTTCGCAATATGCTGGACACTTGGTGGGACACAATGTATCCCCCAAAGAAGAGAAAAAAAGGGCGAATCAATACGCTCAATTGGTGGAATGAAAAACTACTCCAGCTCTTGCCTGAACAGGAGATAGAGACATGGCCTGGTGACCAACGGCAGCAACTTCTTGAGGATCTCGACAGCATTGATGCCCTGATCGCAGAAAAGCTGGAAGATGGCCCCATGCTCAGGCAATTAAAGGACGCGACCTCCCGGTTAGTCAACGAAGAGGCTCCTCCTGAACCTGCTCCTGAGCCGATACAGGAACCAGAGCTTGCCCCGGAACCAGAGCTTGACCCGGAACCAGAGCCAGAGAAACAAAAAGTACCTGCTGCCCCACCCGAGCCGTCGGAACAGGAGAGCAAAAAATCTAAACGATCTTCACCTTCGGCAGCTCCTCCAGCTGAAGATGACAAAGAGGCCGCAGGGTATCTCCGTCAAGGACTGAATCTGCTGGGCCGTGCAGCGACACAGATCTTTCAGGAAAATATTTCAAAGCCTCTGCCATACCAACTCAATCGCCTTGTTGCCTGGAGCGAACTTGATGGGCTACCACCGGCCACAAACAACATCACCATGTTGCCTCCACCTGATGAACAGATTGTTTCTCTCCTTGAAAAAATGTTTCAAAACGAAAACTGGGAGAATCTGCTGGATGCCGCAGAGTCCAGAGTGAAAGAGCACCTGTTCTGGCTGGATCTGAGTTATTACGCCTTCAGGGCCTTGAAAGGATGCGGACATTTACTTGCAGCTCAGGCCGTGGAAACAGAAACCCGGCTACACGTTCTTCGCTTACCTGGCATCGAATTGCTCTCTTTCAACGATGAACGTCCCTTTGTCTCGCAGCAGACCAGAGATTGGCTTGCCTCCCCGCCTCCTGCTGGGCAAGGAGGAGGAGCCACACCCTCTCCTTCCTCTGAAGCAACAGGTGAAGAGCAGCAACAGGAGGTTGTTCAGCATGTGGAAGAGGCTATCCGTGTCAGTGCCAGTTCCGGTATCCAGGAAGCCCTTACCTGGTTGACGGAAAAGAAAAAAAACGCAACATCTCCTCGCCAGGAGTTTATGTATGATATAGGATTCTGCCGCCTGCTTTTCCAGGCTGACCGAACCGACATGTCCCTTTCATTTGCTGAAAATCTGCTTATGCTGATTGATCAACACAACTTAGAAAAATGGGAGCCTGAACTGGCTGTACAGGCCTTAGTTGCATCGTATCAATGTCTCTTAAAAAACGATGTTATTCTTAATGAAGACGAAGTGCTATTACAAAGAAAACAAGTTATGAATCGACTTGCTTTACTTGCCCCTGACCAGCTATTCTTATTGATATAG
- the tssB gene encoding type VI secretion system contractile sheath small subunit, whose protein sequence is MAQQGSVAPKERVNVVYRPATGDAKEEVELPLKVLVMGDFTLREDDRAVEDRKPINIDKENFNDVLAGQKLKLNTVVPDTLSSEPYAEMALELDFNSIKDFSPDEIVEKVPQLKQLLELREALKAVKGPLGNVPAFKKKLASLMDDEEARAKLLAELKIEE, encoded by the coding sequence ATGGCACAGCAAGGATCTGTCGCACCTAAGGAACGGGTTAACGTTGTTTATCGGCCTGCAACCGGAGATGCAAAGGAAGAAGTTGAGCTCCCTCTCAAGGTGCTGGTGATGGGCGACTTCACTTTGCGGGAAGATGATCGCGCTGTTGAAGACCGAAAACCCATCAATATCGACAAAGAGAATTTCAATGATGTCCTTGCCGGACAAAAGCTTAAATTGAATACTGTTGTTCCAGACACCCTGTCCAGTGAGCCGTATGCGGAAATGGCTCTTGAGCTTGATTTCAACTCAATCAAAGATTTTTCTCCAGACGAAATCGTAGAAAAAGTCCCACAACTCAAACAATTACTTGAGCTACGGGAAGCACTGAAAGCAGTTAAAGGACCTCTGGGGAACGTCCCGGCGTTCAAAAAGAAACTTGCATCTCTTATGGATGATGAAGAAGCCAGGGCAAAACTCCTGGCAGAGCTCAAGATTGAGGAATAA
- the tssC gene encoding type VI secretion system contractile sheath large subunit, with translation MSEKQQETAQEGAVQEGESISLLDEIVRETKLSPGDDGYDVTRLGLQTFIDALLQPDRAEHRVSQGLVDEMIADLDDKLSRQMNSILHNKEFQQLESAWRSLKYLVDHTDFRENTKIEVLNVSKQDLIDDFEDSPEIVKSGLYKLAYTAEYGQFGGQPYGMMVGNFDFGPGNQDMALLRNIASIASMSHAPFTAAAGPSFFGLDDFSGLPNLKDLKSIFDGPQYAKWRSLRQSEDSRNVGLALPRFLLRLPYGSDNIPVKSFHYNEDVSDGDHHFLWGNAAFAFTARVTDSFAKYRWCANIIGPQGGGAVEDLPLYQFEAMGELQNKIPTQIEISDRREFELAEEGFMSLTMRKGSDNAAFFSANSIQQPKIFPNTEEGKQAELNYKLGTQLPYTFVVSRIAHYLKVLQRENIGTWKERGELEDELNNWIKQYVSDQENPGSGVRSRRPLRKAKIEVSDVAGEPGWYRVGMQLQPHFKYMGASFTLSLVGKLDKS, from the coding sequence ATGTCTGAAAAACAACAGGAAACAGCGCAGGAAGGGGCAGTTCAAGAGGGAGAATCAATTTCTCTGCTGGACGAGATCGTTCGTGAGACGAAACTCTCACCAGGCGATGACGGCTATGATGTTACAAGACTTGGGCTGCAGACATTTATAGATGCTTTGCTCCAGCCCGACCGGGCAGAACATCGAGTGAGTCAAGGCTTGGTTGATGAAATGATAGCTGATCTGGATGATAAACTCTCCAGACAGATGAACTCAATCCTCCATAATAAAGAGTTCCAGCAGCTGGAGTCGGCCTGGCGTTCTCTCAAATACCTTGTTGACCACACGGATTTTCGGGAAAATACCAAAATCGAAGTATTGAATGTCAGCAAACAGGATCTGATTGATGATTTTGAGGACTCCCCGGAGATCGTCAAATCTGGTCTCTATAAACTTGCCTATACAGCCGAGTATGGTCAATTCGGTGGACAACCCTACGGGATGATGGTGGGCAATTTTGACTTTGGCCCAGGCAATCAGGATATGGCGTTACTTCGTAATATAGCGAGCATTGCCTCTATGTCACATGCGCCATTTACAGCCGCAGCAGGTCCGTCCTTTTTCGGTCTTGACGATTTCTCTGGATTACCTAACTTAAAGGATCTGAAATCCATCTTTGATGGTCCCCAGTATGCAAAATGGCGTTCGTTACGCCAGTCCGAAGATTCGCGCAATGTGGGCCTTGCCCTTCCTCGCTTTCTTCTTCGCCTCCCCTACGGTTCGGACAACATTCCTGTAAAGAGCTTTCATTACAACGAGGATGTTTCTGATGGGGATCACCATTTTCTCTGGGGCAATGCCGCGTTCGCCTTTACAGCCAGAGTGACAGACAGCTTTGCCAAATACCGCTGGTGTGCCAATATCATAGGGCCACAAGGAGGTGGTGCGGTTGAAGATTTGCCTCTGTATCAGTTTGAGGCAATGGGCGAATTGCAAAATAAAATTCCTACCCAAATTGAGATCTCTGATCGACGAGAGTTTGAACTGGCCGAAGAAGGATTTATGTCTCTGACCATGAGAAAAGGCAGTGATAATGCAGCTTTTTTCTCAGCAAATTCTATTCAGCAGCCCAAAATTTTTCCTAATACGGAAGAAGGAAAACAGGCCGAACTCAATTATAAACTTGGAACCCAGTTACCTTACACCTTTGTTGTCAGCCGTATTGCCCATTACCTAAAGGTGCTCCAGCGGGAAAATATCGGAACATGGAAGGAGCGCGGTGAACTGGAGGATGAGCTCAATAACTGGATCAAGCAGTATGTGTCAGATCAGGAAAATCCTGGGTCAGGTGTTCGTAGTCGACGACCACTGCGCAAAGCAAAAATCGAAGTTTCAGATGTTGCTGGTGAACCTGGATGGTATAGGGTTGGTATGCAACTACAGCCACACTTTAAGTACATGGGGGCATCGTTCACCCTGTCACTGGTAGGTAAACTGGATAAATCGTAA
- a CDS encoding Hcp family type VI secretion system effector has protein sequence MANTMYLKLKGASTGDIKGDCTQSGREDMILVYQFDHTVEIPTDTHTGLATGQRIHKPLKITKHKDQATPLLYQVCCTGEQITEFELLFYRINDKGQEEQYFTIKLENAIVVQMKEYTPMTFLEDNKPYHDMDEVWFSYEKIVWTYNPDGIEAEDDWKSPST, from the coding sequence ATGGCAAATACTATGTATCTGAAACTCAAGGGAGCAAGCACCGGTGATATCAAAGGTGATTGCACTCAATCAGGTCGTGAAGATATGATCCTGGTCTACCAATTCGACCATACTGTTGAAATTCCGACAGACACCCACACTGGGCTGGCAACTGGACAGCGCATCCATAAACCACTGAAGATTACCAAGCATAAAGATCAGGCTACTCCACTTTTGTATCAGGTTTGCTGCACTGGCGAGCAAATTACAGAGTTTGAACTGTTGTTTTACCGCATCAACGATAAAGGCCAGGAAGAACAATACTTCACCATTAAACTGGAAAATGCTATTGTCGTTCAAATGAAAGAATACACACCTATGACATTCCTGGAAGATAATAAACCGTATCATGATATGGACGAGGTCTGGTTTTCCTATGAGAAGATTGTCTGGACCTATAATCCAGACGGCATAGAGGCTGAAGATGACTGGAAAAGCCCATCAACTTAA
- the tssE gene encoding type VI secretion system baseplate subunit TssE: protein MQERLLERISRLELEEKGEREDPATTSDATRSVLRHLSRLLNTRQGSVATLPDYGVPDLTNVPGNSVQEIRENIEQILQKIVQKYEPRLSRIRMIMNQNDKDPFALRFRIEAVLTEQENVPVTFETVISTDGHIGIS, encoded by the coding sequence ATGCAAGAACGTCTGCTTGAACGCATATCCCGTCTGGAGCTGGAAGAAAAAGGGGAACGAGAGGATCCAGCGACAACATCAGATGCAACGCGATCTGTGCTCCGGCATCTCTCCCGACTCCTTAATACCCGTCAGGGAAGTGTAGCAACCCTGCCTGACTATGGCGTCCCGGATCTCACCAATGTCCCAGGAAATTCTGTTCAGGAGATCAGAGAGAATATTGAACAAATCCTCCAGAAGATCGTTCAGAAATATGAACCCCGTCTTTCCAGGATTCGCATGATCATGAATCAAAATGATAAGGATCCTTTTGCACTCCGTTTTCGTATTGAAGCTGTCCTCACAGAACAGGAAAATGTACCGGTCACCTTTGAAACAGTTATTTCAACAGATGGACATATCGGCATCAGCTGA
- the tssF gene encoding type VI secretion system baseplate subunit TssF gives MEVYYFLCLPRKKVSYFKKHYQQELQNIRSLAKEFADLHPAIASMLSGQSTDPDVERLLEGTAFLTGLLKQKLDDSLPEIIHLLTELVYPHFLRSVPALTLIQFTPKSGLQETIKIPGNTSLRSDKIKGTSCSFRTCSSCDVHPLRIVKAQVDQASQHGQAITLHVDITGGSLATWNPTSLSLFLGGSYTVASNLFMVLCLYLRRIVLRSADGKHAHTLDASMLNLGSMKRENSLLPYPGRSFGGYRLLQEYFILPHKFLYAELIGLDRWKQRGDSRHFTITFELENLPESIATTVGKDSFLLATIPAINLFRHEAEPILLDHQLDKIRVTPAMVDNRRPEIYSVDKVIGFSRGAVKKKEYTPEIGFGDQKSGENSYTLLHSISAVHDRPEMALRFAYPADTTSLIEETLTVQLTCSDGDLSAELKQGDINRPTADTPELIDFKNLMRPTHPIDPPIAGDTLWHFLSHFSLNLFSLSDVSSLRKLLRLYIFSHGRDRGRVEANEKRINGIKTYEVRSVNRLVRGVMMRGHSLHLKIRADHFAGFGDFYLFGLVLDEFFSEYAGMNSFTQLNITNSSTGEDFAWPARIGNTPLI, from the coding sequence ATGGAAGTTTATTATTTTCTCTGCCTGCCCCGGAAAAAAGTGTCCTATTTTAAAAAGCATTACCAACAAGAGCTACAAAACATTAGGAGCCTGGCTAAAGAATTTGCTGACCTTCATCCTGCTATTGCTTCTATGCTCAGTGGTCAGTCCACAGACCCGGATGTGGAAAGATTGCTTGAAGGAACAGCCTTTCTGACCGGACTTCTGAAACAAAAACTGGATGACTCCTTACCAGAGATTATCCATCTCCTCACTGAACTCGTTTATCCCCATTTCCTCCGCTCTGTTCCCGCGCTGACGCTTATTCAATTCACCCCTAAAAGCGGTTTACAGGAGACGATCAAGATTCCAGGCAATACATCCCTGCGCTCTGATAAAATTAAAGGAACCTCCTGTTCGTTCCGTACATGTTCCAGCTGTGATGTACATCCATTACGCATCGTTAAAGCTCAGGTTGATCAAGCGTCCCAACATGGGCAAGCTATTACTCTCCATGTTGATATCACCGGAGGTTCTCTTGCCACCTGGAACCCTACTTCGTTGTCTCTTTTCCTCGGCGGCTCCTATACGGTAGCAAGTAACCTGTTCATGGTACTTTGCCTTTATCTTCGCCGTATTGTGCTCCGTTCAGCCGATGGAAAGCATGCCCACACACTTGATGCTTCGATGCTCAACCTGGGTTCCATGAAGCGCGAAAATAGCCTACTACCTTATCCTGGGAGATCTTTTGGCGGATATCGTTTACTTCAGGAATACTTCATTCTTCCCCATAAATTTCTCTACGCCGAACTCATCGGGCTCGACCGCTGGAAGCAAAGAGGTGATTCGCGTCATTTCACCATTACGTTTGAACTGGAAAATCTCCCCGAGTCGATTGCAACCACTGTCGGTAAGGATTCTTTTCTTCTTGCAACAATTCCGGCGATCAATCTTTTCCGGCATGAAGCCGAGCCCATTCTGCTTGATCATCAGCTCGATAAAATTCGGGTAACCCCAGCTATGGTAGATAACCGACGCCCTGAAATTTACAGTGTTGATAAAGTGATTGGCTTCAGCAGAGGTGCTGTCAAAAAAAAGGAGTATACGCCTGAAATTGGCTTTGGTGACCAGAAAAGCGGTGAAAACAGCTACACCCTGCTGCACTCAATTTCTGCTGTCCACGACCGACCGGAGATGGCACTACGCTTTGCCTACCCTGCTGACACGACATCCCTGATAGAGGAAACTTTGACTGTTCAGCTTACCTGCTCCGACGGAGACCTTTCTGCTGAACTTAAGCAGGGTGACATCAATCGCCCCACTGCAGACACGCCAGAGCTTATCGATTTTAAGAATCTGATGCGTCCAACCCACCCCATTGACCCCCCGATTGCAGGCGACACACTTTGGCATTTCCTTTCCCATTTTTCGCTCAACCTTTTCAGTCTGAGCGATGTGAGCAGCCTGAGAAAACTCCTTCGTCTCTATATTTTCAGCCACGGACGGGACCGAGGCAGAGTTGAAGCCAATGAAAAACGCATCAACGGAATAAAAACATATGAAGTGCGGTCGGTGAACCGTCTGGTACGAGGGGTCATGATGCGGGGGCACAGCCTCCATCTCAAAATTCGGGCTGATCATTTTGCTGGATTCGGAGACTTTTACCTCTTCGGCCTAGTTCTAGACGAATTCTTCAGCGAATACGCGGGGATGAACAGTTTTACCCAGCTTAACATCACCAACAGCAGCACAGGAGAAGACTTTGCATGGCCAGCAAGAATCGGCAACACCCCTCTGATATAA
- the tssG gene encoding type VI secretion system baseplate subunit TssG: MASKNRQHPSDITDIRQLLLEQGHRLPFVQVIRLLKLYLSRQQNKKLTNEELFRLIRVRPHLSLDFPGTDIVKVEELDEEHARFQITVTFLGLYGSSSPLPTFYTEDLIDEEREGRNATREFLDILNHQFYNTYFQTWEKYNISHQLCEGEKERDRDKNYLILYSLLGIIQPEVRQLIEHERRFLPYIGLAIQRPRSAEGLRALISDMLEEPNVNVYQCVEYQATITLDQRCFLGTKNTRLGEDAHLGSLVRDRMGKFILSLGPVDGTRFQELLPHHADHQLLLECVLFYCDQSLLWDLQLEIKCEDMETCQLGNPSWGHLGWNTWLYSTDTNLKNGQVTLQGRK; this comes from the coding sequence ATGGCCAGCAAGAATCGGCAACACCCCTCTGATATAACAGATATTAGACAGCTTCTCCTTGAGCAGGGGCATCGACTTCCCTTTGTCCAGGTTATCCGCCTTCTTAAGCTCTACCTGAGCAGACAGCAAAACAAAAAACTGACTAACGAGGAGCTGTTCCGTCTCATTCGGGTGAGACCGCATCTCAGTCTGGACTTTCCAGGTACAGATATCGTCAAGGTTGAAGAGCTTGATGAGGAGCATGCACGTTTTCAAATCACTGTTACTTTCTTAGGACTCTATGGTTCTTCGAGTCCGCTCCCCACCTTTTATACTGAAGATCTGATTGATGAGGAACGGGAAGGAAGAAATGCAACCCGGGAATTTCTCGATATCCTCAACCATCAATTTTACAATACCTATTTCCAAACATGGGAAAAATACAATATTTCCCATCAACTCTGTGAAGGCGAAAAAGAAAGAGATAGAGACAAAAATTATCTGATCCTTTACAGTCTACTGGGGATTATCCAACCAGAAGTACGCCAGCTTATCGAACACGAGCGTCGCTTTCTCCCCTATATCGGACTTGCAATTCAAAGGCCGAGGTCAGCAGAAGGGCTCAGGGCATTGATCTCTGACATGTTAGAGGAACCAAATGTCAATGTTTATCAATGCGTGGAATATCAAGCCACGATTACATTAGATCAACGCTGTTTTCTTGGCACAAAAAATACTCGTCTCGGTGAGGATGCTCATCTGGGGTCTCTCGTTCGGGATAGAATGGGAAAATTTATTCTCTCTCTCGGCCCAGTTGATGGCACCCGTTTTCAAGAGCTCTTACCTCACCATGCAGACCACCAGCTTCTTCTTGAATGCGTACTTTTTTACTGTGACCAGTCATTATTATGGGATTTGCAGTTAGAAATTAAATGTGAAGATATGGAGACTTGCCAGCTTGGGAATCCCTCTTGGGGACATCTCGGGTGGAATACCTGGTTATATTCAACAGATACAAACCTAAAAAATGGGCAGGTCACATTACAGGGAAGAAAATGA